The Canis lupus familiaris isolate Mischka breed German Shepherd chromosome 34, alternate assembly UU_Cfam_GSD_1.0, whole genome shotgun sequence region agatagagagaggcagagacacagacagagggagaagcaggctccacgcagggagcctgatgtgggactcgatcccaggatgctgggatcacaccctgagccaaaggcagatgctcaaccactgagccactcaggcatccccctttttatttattttttttaaactcaaaagaaggcataaaaagaaaaacaaagaacaggaCAAAAGGCAAAGAGCGAGATGGTAGATTTAAACCTAATCATGTCGATACAATAAtcacataaaatgtaaatgatctaaacaaaaagcagaaataggattctatttatttaagatttatttgtttgagagagtgagtgaggggcagcctgggtggctcagcagtttagtgctgccttcagcccagggcatgatcctggagacccaggatcgagtcccacatagggctctctgcatggagcctgcttctccctcggcctgtatctctgcctctatctcttatgaataaataaataaaatctttaaaaaaaagagagtgagcaagcaagcacatgccagaggggtgggggcagagggtgaaacagactctgcagagcagggagcctgacctgagcccaacacagatgcttaactgaccaagccacagAAGTGCCCTGAAATAGGATTCTTTAGACCCAACTACTGCTCTATAAGAAAATcactttgaatataaaaatataaatagcaagtaaaagcaaggaaaaagagaacaccCATGCTTAGACTAATGAAAGGAAACTGGGGTAGTTCTATCAATATCAGACAAAAATTTCAGAGCAAATACCAGCGATAAAGAGGGACATTTTGTAATGATAATGAAATCAACTGACCATGAGAACAGAACAATCCTAAAGGTTTATGCTTTCAAATACTCACTGAGGCAAAAACTAATAAATTGCAAGGAAAACTGCACTACACAATTAGAGATTTCAAAAGCCCTTTCTCAAGAACAGAACTGACAAGTATCAGTAAGGATCCAGAAGAGCTGAATAATACTATTAACCAACCTGAGATAACTGTTATCTGTGGAACTCTCCATCCAGTAACAGCAGAATAGATTCTTTTCAAGTGCAGAAAATGACCAGGTCAGACTGTATTATggaccataaaacaagtctcaagaaCTTTAGAATCCtataaatcatacaaagtatatcCTTGGaccataataaaatgaaattaaaaactaacaaaaataaaaatatctagaaaatctccaaatatttgagaaCTATATAACACCCTtctaaaaaaaacacaagggcagcctgggtggctcagcggtctggcaccgccttcagcccagggtgtgatcctggagacccaggatcgagtcccgcgtcggactccccgcatggagcccgcttctccctctgcctgtgtctctgcctctctctctgtgtctctcatgaataaattaagaaaatctttaaaaaataaataaataataataataataataaaataaactcaagggtcaaagagataaaaaaaaattattttttaaaagattttatttattcatgagaaatagagaaagagagagagaggcagagacacaggcagaggaagaagcaggctccacgcggggagcccaacgtgggactcgattctgggtctccaggatcacaccctgggctgaaggcggtgccaaaccgctgagcaacccaggctgcccaagatcaaaaatatttttaaagaatttttaactaaatgaaaatgaaaacacagtgcaTTCAAATCTGTGGAATGCACCAAAAGCAATGTTTAGAAATGAATCACTTTAAGcttcaatattaaaaaagaaaaaaattgttttcaaatcaGTGGGATCAACTTCTGCCTTCCatacctagaaaaagaaaatgaggggatccctgggtggctcagcggtttggcacctgcctttagcacagggtgcgatcctggagtcccaggatcgagttccacgtcgggctcctggcatggagcctgcttctccctctgcctgtgtctctgcctctctctctctctgtctatcatgaatgaataaataaataaatctttaaaaaaaaataaaaaaaacaactgaagttATTTGTTCATCATGAGAAGATgaacaactattaaaaaaaaaagaaaaaaaagaaaatgaaaccaaactacacagcaaagaaataatCGCAgtaaaaaatcaactaaataaaacagaaaaatagagcaaattGTCCCAACCAAAAGATGGTTGAGAAGATAAACAGATAAACCTCTACCAAATGTAAATGCCATCTAtctaacaaagcaccacaaactggaTGGTTTACACAGCAGAGATTTAAGGTcacacaattctggaggctggaagcttGAAGTCAAGGTGTCTAAGAGCTGTATATATCAGTCTTCTCCCTGTGACTCTTCACACTGCTTACCTCCTCTGCCTGTTGGTTTGTAGATATCCCCCTTTTCTAAGGATACTAGTCATATGACGGATCTCCAATCTGGGTATGACACAGCTGATGACATCTCCAACgatcctattttcaaataaggtcacatgcTGACATAGTGGGGGGTTAGGACTCAATGGATAATCTAAACAGGCCTATATCTAAATAagacattaaatctgtagataaatctcttctcacaaagaaaactcctTGGCTAAAGAGCTTTCACAGAGAAGTCcaaccaaacatttaaggaagaaataataccaatcctACACAAACTgtcccagaaaacagaagaggagggatgCTCCCCAACTTTGCCTACAAGGCCAGCATTGGTCTAAATAACAAACcagaaaaatcatttcaagaaaggaaaaatataacaaCTTTTATGAACACGGTTGCAAAACTTTTATAAATCAAATGAACTAATATTTACAAACAATTATGCAAGATGACCAAGTGTGGTTTGTCCCAGAAATACAGGGTTGGGgtaatatttggggaaaaagaaatcaatgtgaATTCACCATTTAACagactaaaaaaacaaatcacatgatcatctcaatagatgaagagaaaaaagcatttaacTCCACTCATCCCTGACAAAATGTAAGCAAATTAGGAAAAGAGAATACCACCAACCTGATAAAGGTGATAAAATGAGAGATGGAAAAGACAAGGTTAACCTGCTTTAAATCTCTATTCTTCTAACCAGGCTGGTCTGATAATAGGCGGGGGCAGGCGGTAACAGTATTTACTTTCTCAGATgttcaacaaaattataaaaaatggcTTTCAATATGTGAATAAAGAGTAACCAATTTTTTCCTCAAACACACTTCTCACAAAATTAGGAGTGTCTGATACACATAAGCACTTGCATTCACAGTACTTTTGGAAATCCTAGTTGTTCCTGTACAGTTTAGCACTTGATCTACATGGGACAATTATACTTCATACAACCAGTTCATTCTCATATACGCTGAGTACTTACTTGGCTTAATCTATTTGCGGTTACCTGTTTGGAGTTTTTGGGGTTAAAATCAGGTTATAGATCTCAACAGTTTGTATGCATAATAAATTTTCCTTAGAAATGCGATTTACTTACACTGACAGCATTAATATCTGACACGTGTCCAGTGAAAGACTGTCTGCACATTCCATCTCGAATATCCCATAATTTTGAAGAGGCATCACAAGCACCAGAAACAAATGTCCTCATGTCAGGACTCAGAGAGAGACTCATCACATCTCCAGAATGCCCAGTGAATGTGGTGGTCTGCTGGGCAGTTTCGATGTCCCATAAAGCActataattaaacatatattaaaatgatgaCTGTATCGTCTTTTATGTTAGTTCCTACTACCACCCTCAATCCCCAAATCAGTGTTCCTGTGGGCCACACTTACCAAGTTGTGTCTCCTGAACTGGTAACAATTTGGCTGTCATCTAAAAAACGACAGCAGGACAAGTAGCCTGCAGCACAGAGCAACACATTTTAGGTTATCACTGACTGAGTACCTCCATTACCATGTGAAatagtaatatgcatttttaacagCACAATACGTGGCAACAAAGTTTTGTTACTATAACGTCTAGCTCTACTTCTAATTACTTCAAGTTCTATGCTGTCTGCAACTAAATTTTATCAACTCTCAGGTATTTACTGTCAACGGTGTCGTGTTGGACACCCTGAAAATGACAAACTTAAGACACAGCCCCTTCTACCTGCTACAGGTAGCAGGACCTGAAACAGATTCCATTACACAAATCTCTATCATCTATGGCAGACTGGGCTCAGTACACTGGGAATCCTTTAATAATACTGTGAGAAATTACAACCACCTTGGTGAAGGCTTCATAGAAAAGGTGTTCCCTGAAAGCTCAGAATTCACCAGTGTCTCAAAATACAGAAATGGCAGGACAAGGACATTAGAGATTTTTGTAAAAAAGCATGATCAAATAGTACTACCAAGAATTCAGAGAGTTAGAAACTTGATGAGTGGCAATAAATTCCTTACTAACACTGCCAACCAAATACTATACTATTGTGTACACACTATGGTGGCATACTGGCAAATCAAGCAATGCACTACCACATTTATGAAGTGTTTCCTACTATGAACCTAATACATACTTTCAATTACTAAGTACAGATGCCAAAATCCCATATTGTTATACGgttacagagaaaacagaaaattctatttgctttctttttaaagtaggcttcatgctgggcatggagcccaacatggggcctgaactcatgatcccaagatagagacctgaactgaaatcaagagtcagacacttaactgactgagccacccaggtgcttctgtatttgctttttaaaattattattattgtttgaatattttgtaatcaatctgtcatttttttttacaaaacagtgctattttttaaataaaaataaagttacagtCATCATTTGTAGAACTACAAAGTTGGTGCATCCCAGATTCATAGCCATTTCTACTCACTTGATTAATATTCAAGCTTTAACAGTTGAGCACAGTTCATCCCTTGCTCTCATTGGTTGGCTCACTCAGGAGTCCTCATATTTAGTTAGAAAGGACAGTATTTTGTGGAGCTCACCTGTGTGACCTGGTAACTCCCGACTCACTCTCACGTTTCCCTCTCTGGTTTTTAAGTTATATATAGAGCAGATGTTGTCCAGCCCTCCACATGCCACGTAATTACCGGAGGGAGCATAGGCACAGGTCATTACCCAGGAAGACCTCAAAGGAATAGCATGCATCTGTACAACAAATAACATGCAAAAACTATTACTAATATTGTAAAAAACAGtccatttttcaaatctttttttttcatttttcaaatcgATTTACAATGAAGCAAGcattactaaaaattaaatgcatctaactaaaaataagctaaattaaaaatgtaacgGTTTAAgtgaacaatgaaaaataaaatacttataattacacagaaaaaataataggCATGTTAGCATGTGTCACCAATTCATTTGGatttaagttttccttttcagaaattattttaggaGAAGGATGTAGGATGTTTCAATGCTAATATATCCATTCAAAATATTAAGTGCAAAATGtttaagaatttaataaaatccTTTGTTTTGGTAATAGCATTCAAAGGAGGAATTTCCTCTAATACCAAACAAGGCAAGTGTCAGAGCCAATTAAAATGGttcttccataaaaataaaaaaataaaatggttcttCCATGAAGAGATGGCACTGTGTCCCTCTAATAGGATATATACTCTgcactcaaattttaaaaatggtcataGTTTGTGCTGATCTGCCCACACCACTCTGTGCCTTACTCAATACCAATCAATACCAATCATTTGCTAGTAGGTAGAAAAGTCAAGGCTGAATGGTCCAGAGAATCAACATATACGTTGTTACTATTATGCTCTCACTTaaacctaaaatataatttttgaagattttatttatttattcatgagagacacagagagagaggcagagacataggcagagggagaagcaggctccatgcagggagcccgatgtgggactcgatccccggactgggatcacaccctgagccaaaggtggaggatcaactgctgagccactcaagtgtccctaaacctaaaatatttttaaaactatttttgttctaggaaaatatgtttgaaaaCCAATTAATATAAAAACTGTTATAAATAAATCTCAACCAGGTTGAAGTTATTGTTTAATTCACAAAACAgtacttttaaatctttaataaaaagtgATATAAGTACACACAGAACCTAAAAGGTATTTGATGTGTGTAAGTTTTCTTGAAGCTTTTCTGCTACCACTCAACACCTTTACATCAAGGATTCTTTGCAGTAGACACATTAGGAGAACCCAATGGGTTTCTCCAAGAGATGGGGAAAAAGCTGGAATTTGCCTCCAATCTACTGCATCTCCTAAGCAATCCAGAAACCCAAATCAATGCCTAGAGTGGACCAGAGAAAAGCCTTAGAGAAGCTTTCAGGCTTAgttacaacagaaataaaaatctcagggTTGCTGCCACATTAGCACATGGGAAATTTAAGAAAAGTCATTTATAGGGGCGCCTTgctgactcagtcagaagagcatgtgactcatgatctcaagatcatgagttggagccccacattgagtgtagaaattaaataaaactttaaaaaataataaatcatgagTATGTAAAACTGGTGCACTTTTCTAATATTAGAATACAATATATAAGACAACTAAAACACACTGAATAATAGTCCTACATCTGTTCTTGAGAACATAAAAGGGGTTAATATTAAAAGCAAACACTAAGCCCTAAGAGACAATctagattaaaataaatggaatcagtTTATCTGTGAAGGAAATTAAAGtttgaaataatagaataaaggaaagaactGTTGGACCCTAGACCAAATAAAAGgttaaggagaaaaattaagaaatcctACCTTATTTGTTGTATAGCTATCCcaaataattaattttccatCTTGGGAAGCACTGACTAGTAGCCTAGaagaacaaacacaaaaataatttgacagaGGAAAAAAGTAGCTTCAATTAGTCATGCACTGCATTAATGTAGAACAGttccaaaaatataattttcctaattaaaaactTAACACCAGAAAATATCCTcccaatttaataaaatttattctgcATGCCAAAGTTTCCAATAGGACACAGAGTTTAGCAAAATTCCAACATTTTACTAAAAATGCTTCTGGTTATGATTCAACTTTTTAAAGGATTCAACTTTTTTATGGTGACAACATTCTTATTCAAGATTCTGatagattattatttattgactTGTCCAACAATCATATTTCACTCCATCTAAATCGAGAGCCTGTGAATGCAAGGCCGTGTGATGGGTATGACGCAGGACACGCCTCCTGCCTCTGAGGCCTCTACCATCAGGCAGAGAGAAGGTATTCACACGTTTACAAGATGTTAGATAAGTGAAAACTGTCAGGAGGGGGGGTATAAAATCAATGTCACAGGAAAGTAATAGGGGAAAGATACCTGTTTGTTGAGTGAATCAGTCTTCCCAAAAAGAATGCATattgaaaaatggaattttgtaAGCTAAAGGTAAAGAGAAGTCTATTCTGTGAGGAAGGTATGTTCATTGACAAGGGGAGGAAAAACACAGTGAGTGTATCAGGAACTGTGAATTTTCCAGTTGCATCAAGTGTGTGAGAAATGGGCATAATGGCTGAGTAAACCGGACTGGGCTTGAACAGCAGAAAGCTTGGTTTGCTGGCTAAATGGGAACTCCTAACTAAACAACTATTAGTTACTGAACTTTGTTTCGCTTTGGACATTTTCACTATCGTATGAAATTCGAAAGATACAAAAAAAGCTACCTGGGGGGAAAAGTCACCTTCCTGTCCCTGTCACCAAGCTGCGCAGATCCCTTCCCTGCAGGTAAATGACATTAGCAGGGATTCAGGTAGCAGTTGTCCCCAACTTTTTATGAAAGGAAAAGTTAACAGTAAGGTATGTGGCAGaacctgaatttcttttttttttttttaagtagactccacacctgcttgaactcacaaccctgagatcaaagtcagatgcttaactgactgagccacccaggggcctctgaaataaattctttaaataggCAGGTACAAACCTTGAATCGTATCCCCAATGCATAGCGTAGATCTTAGCTAGATGACCCCTCAGCGTCCGTCTCGTTCTCATTTGTATTCGGCCCACGGAATCCATATTTGATGTGATCTTCAGAAAGCACCAAGAATGTTATTCTTTACCTTAGACATAGCTCAGACAATAAAGTAGAAACAACAGGCataaaacagaagacaaattTACAGCAACTGAAGGTAGTTTAAATAATTCCAGAGCCATTATAGGATCAGTAAGTTGAAGGAAAGGTATGATTTAAAATGATCCTATTTGCACTTTCCATTGAGAATATCTATTACAGATTAACTTTTAAGAGACATACCTCCCAACTTTAGTTTTCAAAAAGCTACAAGTAAAAATCAAAAAGTAGATGATCAAAGAGTAAAAGCTTTCATTCAGCGCAtaaaattttccttaataaaaattatcaatattaaACTAATGCAATCTaagagtttaaggaaaaaaagcataattgGCACATATCAAAAAGAATcagaagttacttaaaaatacatatgaatctACATATTTTTACAGTATTTGCTTTTCCACAGGCTTCTATTTTAACAAGTATGCTTTAAAAAGCACATGTACAGCATCTGGCAAAGTGTTTTTAAATACAGATCTCACTTTCaattaaatactaataaaaacCATCTGAATGTCATTTGCATCCGTGTCAAGCTCTTTCATGTGACTtactaaaatggattaaaaaaaaaaaaaaaaaaccactttaccTGAATAAGGGTTGCATCGTTACACGCTTTCCTAGCATCCTGAAGTAAAGAAAGATGATTATAATACATTTAAACATGGAAATCTCTGGATAGGAcctaaaatactatttttgttgaaaatgtgGACTTACAAATATATCTTTCACTGGGCCACacaatctatttaaaattttagtggtTAGTACATTTACAACACTGTACAACTACCACCACCAATTTCAGAACAtttatcattaagaaaaaaaagaagaagaagaaacaaagaaacaaacaaaaaataatcccCATGCCTCCCAACTTCCTCATTCCTTGGTAATCACTAggttattttctatctctatgggtttacccattctggacatttcatataaatagaatcttataATACAACCTTttgtctctggcttctttcacttaatgtaGGTTTTCAGGGaccatccatgttatagcatgtgtcagtactcttatttctttttatggctgagtaatattccactatatggatAGATCAGACTGTTTACCTATTAACTGATGGACAttaagttgtttccaatttttgtttttctgtgaataATGAGGCTGTGAACCTCATGTGTAAGTTGTGTATACATTTCTTCAATTctcctgggtatatacctaggagtggtgGGTGATGTGGTAactctgattaattttttttaattaagtgtcaaattgttttcttcatagcagctgtaccattttacattcccatcagcaatgtattaTGAACTTTCCAACTTCTTTGCATCCTCACTCATACtgttgtcctttttaaaattattactatagCCACTTTAATGGttatgaagtagtatctcattatagttttcatttgcatttccctaacgattagcgatggtgagcatctttttcatgtggaGTATCTGtacatgtgcttattggccatctgtaccTCTTCTTTGGAGATaggtctattcaaatcctttgcccattttaaattgcattattgttgaattgtgggggctctttatatattctggccACTAGATCCTTACCAGTtgtatgacttgcaaatattttctcccattttgtagactgtctcttcattttcttgacCAGTGTCCTtacacaagtttttaattttaatgtagtctgATTTATCTATTCTGTTGTTTGGGCTTTCAGTGTCATATTGAACTGCcacctaatccaaggtcacaaagattaaCAGCTTATGtttagttctaaaatttttaCACTTTTAGCATTTATATTTAGGTACCactttcagttaatttttataaatggtatGAGCTGGGAgtacaaattcattcttttgcatgtggatatccagttgtcctagCAGCAtctgttgaaaaaaatctttctttccctcttaaaTGGTCTTGTTATCCTTGATGAAAAATCAATCGGCCCTAGATATATGGGTTCATTTagggactctcaattctattccattgtgtaaatatatttctggtttatgattaaaaaatttttaattgcatcCTCATGAGTAAAAATGAACTAGGTTGATTTAATAAGACCATGGTATTCAGAGTTATATTTGTTACTAAGCTTCAGCAAAAATGTTCAGAGTTCCCTTTTGGTTTGTTCTGGTATACAGAAGTTGAGATGATAGGAAGGATATTTATAGCATACTCAGGTCatttcagaaaacttttaaaaatacatagcactgggattcctgggtggctcagtggttcagcatctgccttcagctcaggttgtgatcccagtgtcctgggatcgagtcccgcatcaggatccctatagggaccctgcttctccctctgcctgtgtctctgcctctgtgtctctcatgagtaaataaatgaaatctttaaaaaacaaaacaataaaacaaaacaaaacaaaaaaaggtcagGGTAGTATCCTCTTCAACTTATTCCCTACTGTTTTTAACATACTCCTGTGCAAAGAGGAAGCAcacagtatttgttgaataaatgccCCAAATGGACAACTTGTCCCAGTCAGCCAAGGGAAAAATGCCTGCCTCTGCTCGTAGCAGAGACTAGATGGAACACACAACCTTTTTAGCTGCGCTTTCCACCTATTTATAACACTTAGAATATTTCTATGTAAGGATGTTCATAAGTAGTTACACAAACATATGATTTGATTCTTTAATTCTCAGTCAAATTGTGGGTTGAGAAACCTCATTTGGCAAGGAATAATTTAAGTCCACCTTTCCTACAATGAAAAGAATTTCCAGAAAGGATAGTGATAGCCTGAGCCAAGTTCCAAAAATGGTAGAGTTAAAGACTAAATTCTAAAAACAGGGTTTTCTGGTTTTAAACTTTATGAATATGAACTATCATTGTTTAGGTCATCTTATTTAATTCAatcactcaattaaaaaaaaatctgttgaacaCTGTGTCAGGTACTAATCTGGGCACCACAGTTTAACAGCAGACAAACCAGAAATCCCAGCCCTCATAGAGGGCTTGTAATATTAACAGTGTAATTAAACTGTAAGTGAAAATTACTATTGCAAAtaggtaaaaatttaaaacactggaATATAAGCATTCTACTAATAGCAGTTACTTGCAAGTCATGCAAAGATTCTACTCACATTCAGAAGAATTTACCCTTATGAACACTCATCCattataaaactgaataaaaaattatttccaattaaAGGTTCAACTCCACATTGTCCACCATAATACAAGACATCTTTGTGCAAGAGAAAAGTGACATATTTTTCACTCCAAGAAACAATTACAAAAGATAAATACGGTTTTCTctattgctgtttttttaatttaaaataaatcatattggGATGACTGGGTAGCTcatcaattgagcatctgactttcactgagggcgtggtcccggggtcccaggtcctgggatcaagtcccagatccggctctctgcagggagcctgcttctccgtctgcttgtgcctctgcctctctgtctctacctttaaaaaaataaatcatattgcATACATTTCTATTATGTCATGTGTTTATACCAGTGACATATACAGTTAGGTTAAATTCTaggggacagccctggtggctcagcggtttagcacagccttcagcccagggtgggatcctggagacctgggatcgagtcccatgtcaggctccctgcatggagcctgcttctccctctgcctgtgcctgttcctctctctctctctctctctctgtctctcatgaataaataaataagatcttaaaaaaaaaaagagcaaattcaagaagtgagggggaaagagagggtCTTTAAATATAGCATGACATGATTAAACTGAGAAGTACATGGCACCTTACATACAGATGCAAGCTCTATCAAAATTCAAATGGCATGGGCaacccgggtgactcagcagtttagcactgccgtcagcccagggtgggatcctggagacctgggattgagtcccacgtctggctccctctagggagcctgcttctccctctgcctgtctctctctctctctctctctctctctctctctcatgaatacattaaaaaaaaacaacaaatggcatttttcacaaaaatacaagtaatcctaaaatctgtatgaaaCCACCAAAGATCCTGCATAGCCAAAGAAGTTGAGACTAAAGAACAAAACGGGAGGCATCATgttctctgatttcaaactacattacaaagtCATAGTAATCAACCAGTATGGTATTAGCATAAAAATGGGAcatatggatcaatggaacagagaagCCAGAATGTTCctatgcatatatggtcaattaatttatgacaataagggaaaaacagtctcttcaacaaatggtgttgggaaaactggagagccacaagcaaaagaatgaaactgggccactatcttacaccatacacaaaaataaacgcAAGATGGATTAATGCCTTGAATCTAACACCTGAAACCATAatactcctagaagaaaacataagtggTAAATCCCGACATCTGTCTTGGTGATTATTTtctggatttgacaccaaaagacAATGAAAGAATAAGCAAGAATAAccaactaaaaagcttctgcacagcaaaggaaataaaccATCAAGAAGATGAAAAAGCAACTATttaatgggagagaatatttgtaaACTGTATCTGATAGGGagaatatccaaaataaagaactcagacaactcaaaagcaaaacaattttaaaaaacagaaaatatgccatgcccatggattgaaagaatactattaaaatgtacccccttacccaaagcaatctacagattcaatgcaatctctatcaaaacaccAAGTATTTGACACAGAATcagaataatcctaaaacttgcatggaaccaaaaaagacgctgaatagccaaatcaatctgagaaagaagaacacagCTGGAGGTATcaaaattccagatttcaagatatactgcaaagccataataatcaaaacagtatggaactgacacaaagacagacacatagatcaatggaacagtatagagcccagaaataaattcatgtataAACCTGACCAATTAATCAAAAGATGCaatggtgg contains the following coding sequences:
- the GNB4 gene encoding guanine nucleotide-binding protein subunit beta-4; amino-acid sequence: MSELEQLRQEAEQLRNQIQDARKACNDATLIQITSNMDSVGRIQMRTRRTLRGHLAKIYAMHWGYDSRLLVSASQDGKLIIWDSYTTNKMHAIPLRSSWVMTCAYAPSGNYVACGGLDNICSIYNLKTREGNVRVSRELPGHTGYLSCCRFLDDSQIVTSSGDTTCALWDIETAQQTTTFTGHSGDVMSLSLSPDMRTFVSGACDASSKLWDIRDGMCRQSFTGHVSDINAVSFFPNGYAFATGSDDATCRLFDLRADQELLLYSHDNIICGITSVAFSKSGRLLLAGYDDFNCNVWDTLKGDRAGVLAGHDNRVSCLGVTDDGMAVATGSWDSFLRIWN